In Delphinus delphis chromosome 11, mDelDel1.2, whole genome shotgun sequence, one genomic interval encodes:
- the NPTXR gene encoding neuronal pentraxin receptor yields MLAFLGAVICIIASVPLAASPARALPGGADNASAASGAAASQGPQRSLSALHGAGGSAGPPALPGAPAASAHPLPPVPLFSRFLCTPLAAACPSGAEQGDAAPSEREELLLLQSTAEQLRQTALQQEARIRADQDTIRELTGKLGRCESGLPRGLQDAGPRRDTMADGPWDSPALILELEDAVRALRDRIDRIEQELPARVNFSAAPAPAPVVPTALHSEMDELEGQLLAKVLALEKERVALGHSSQQQRQEVAKELDALQDRVAELERGSSAYSPADAFRLSIPIRNNYMYGRVRKALPELYAFSVCMWLRSRSGGTGQGTPFSYSVPGQANEIVLLEAGHDPMELLINDKVAQLPLSLKDNGWHHICLSWTTRDGLWSAYQDGELQGSGENLAAWHPVKPHGILILGQEQDTLGGRFDATQAFVGDIAQFNLWDHILTPAQVLGIANCTGPLLGNVIPWEDKLVEAFGGATKAAFDVCKGRARAKA; encoded by the exons ATGCTGGCGTTCCTCGGTGCCGTCATCTGCATCATCGCCAGCGTGCCCCTGGCGGCCAGCCCGGCGCGGGCGCTGCCCGGTGGCGCCGACAACGCCTCGGCCGCCTCGGGCGCCGCCGCGTCCCAGGGTCCGCAGCGCAGCCTTAGCGCGCTGCACGGCGCGGGCGGCTCGGCCGGGCCCCCAGCGCTGCCCGGGGCTCCGGCGGCCAGCGCGCACCCGCTGCCGCCCGTGCCCCTCTTCAGCCGCTTCCTGTGCACGCCTCTGGCGGCTGCCTGCCCGTCGGGGGCCGAGCAGGGGGACGCGGCGCCGAGCGAGCGCgaggagctgctgctgctgcagagcACGGCCGAGCAGCTACGCCAGACGGCGCTGCAGCAGGAAGCGCGCATCCGCGCCGACCAGGACACCATCCGCGAGCTCACCGGCAAGCTGGGCCGCTGCGAGAGCGGCCTGCCGCGCGGCCTCCAGGACGCCGGTCCCCGGCGCGACACCATGGCCGACGGGCCCTGGGACTCGCCCGCGCTCATCCTCGAGCTGGAGGACGCCGTGCGCGCCCTCCGGGACCGCATCGACCGCATCGAG CAGGAGCTTCCAGCCCGGGTGAACTTCTCAGCGGCCCCAGCCCCTGCGCCCGTGGTGCCCACCGCCCTGCACTCCGAGATGGACGAGCTGGAGGGGCAGCTGCTGGCCAAGGTGCTGGCGCTGGAGAAGGAGCGCGTGGCCCTCGGTCACAGCAGCCAGCAGCAGCGGCAGGAGGTGGCGAAGGAGCTGGACGCCCTGCAGGACCGTGTAGCAGAACTGGAGCGCG GGTCCTCAGCCTACAGTCCCGCAGACGCCTTCAGACTCAGCATCCCCATCCGCAACAACTACATGTACGGCCGCGTGCGGAAGGCGCTGCCCGAGCTCTACGCCTTCAGCGTCTGCATGTGGTTGCGGTCCAGGTCGGGCGGCACTGGCCAGGGCACCCCCTTCTCCTACTCGGTGCCTGGGCAGGCCAACGAGATTGTGCTGCTGGAGGCTGGCCATGACCCCATGGAGCTGCTGATCAATGACAAG GTGGCCCAGCTGCCCCTGAGCCTGAAGGACAATGGCTGGCATCACATCTGCCTCTCCTGGACCACAAGGGACGGGCTGTGGTCTGCCTACCAGGATGGAGAGCTGCAGGGCTCCGGTGAGAACCTAGCCGCCTGGCACCCCGTCAAGCCTCATGGGATCCTTATCCTGGGCCAGGAGCAG GATACCCTAGGTGGCCGGTTTGATGCCACCCAGGCCTTCGTGGGTGACATTGCCCAGTTTAACCTCTGGGACCACATCCTGACACCTGCCCAGGTCCTGGGCATTGCCAACTGTACGGGGCCGCTGCTGGGCAACGTCATCCCCTGGGAAGACAAGCTGGTGGAGGCCTTTGGGGGTGCAACGAAGGCTGCCTTCGATGTCTGCAAGGGACGGGCCAGGGCCAAGGCATGA